The genomic stretch AACACAGGTAGCATTGCTAAATAAAATTGCAAACCTgataaattgattttaaatgggATGGAAAAgaatcataatttatttatttatttatttatttatttatttatttatttatttatttatttatttatttatttatttatttatttatttatttattatacatcCGTGTGACTTTTCCGTACAACCTGGAAACATTTTGTATAAATGGCCGGTTAGCTCAGTTGGTTAGAGCGTGGTGCTAATAACGCCAAGGTCGCGGGTTCGATCCCCGTACGGGCCACTGAACTTTTAAACTTACCTTGCTGTGATCTGTTCGAGCTGAGTCGAGCCCCTGCTGCAGAATTTGCAGTTGTTGAACTATGACCCAGAAACggttttaattaattaagtaaTTTATGCAAGCACGATTATAATCGAGTGTAGTGCTTGAGGCTACATCAATAAACAGCAGTCACATACAGTCTTTCGCTACAAGGTCGTCCCAGTAAACCACAGAACAGATTACGATAGAAATGTCTAAAGGTACCACAGCAAAATCAAGCTATATGACCTCGTGGCGCAACGGTAGCGCGTCTGACTCCAGATCAGAAGGTTGCGTGTTCAAATCACGTCGGGGTCAGTTCCTTTTCGTGCCAAATCAAGCAGTCGCAGGCCAACACTGCCCGTCCAAAACAATCATGAACTGGTTACCCttagccatttttaaaaagtaatgctTGTATACCGGTCGATTCAAACTTTACAAAGCTCTTTCTATCTGGTGATTGGATGCTCTCAATCACAGAATACTGTTGTGACCAACCCGCTGTCTCCGGTAAATTTTTTCAGTGGCCGAACGTAATGCGATTTATCGTCACTACGATACAATATTACAGTGTTAGAGGCTAGCTTACAGATAACGGAAAAATGTATTGCGTTGGTGGTATAGTGGTTAGCATAGCTGCCTTCCAAGCAGTtgacccgggttcgattcccggccaacGCAGTAGTACCTTCCTTTTTCAAATTTCGCTGCCATTTATACTAGGGTAGCTACCCACATGGCCCAATCGGATTTTTTGCTCGGACAACCCCCACCAGCAAATGCCAGCAataaaaagcccccccccccccatcccaactCCACAGTCAAAGCAGTCTAGAACCGGGACTGAGTacccaaattattattattttaaataactgtgACAGGTAAGTGGTGGACCTAATATTCACATTAAAACTCTTTTATGTGTACTCACGTACAAGTAATTAATGCAATTATTGGTCCGAGTAGGGGCGGGTCAGTTTGTAGATGCTGTGTGGATGCTCCGATTTGCACCGCCCCTTCAAAGCTCTGTCCGAAGTCAGAGAGCGCACGCTGTCAGAAGCAGCTGATCGTTAACGTGAAAGGGCAGTTCAGAGCTAGCCTACCTCAGCACCTTGCTACCTACCAACAATGGCATCTGAAGAGCTGGCCAAGAAATTGCAGCGCAGGTTAGCCACGGAGCAGTCAGCACCTCCGGACCTGTGTGTAGTAGATAATCGGACAAAAACGAGTCAGGGAGAGGAGcatgaaaaaacagcagttatAAATGGCAGTGCTACATCAGAACTGACAGCAAAACTCTCAAGAAGACTGGATATTAACGAGGGCAACACAGAGCCGAAGCAGACGAAGGTTTTTAACCCTTACACAGAATTTAAAGAATTTTCGAGGAAGCAGATCAAAGATATGGAGAAAATGTTTAAACGGTAAGGAGTATgtcgtgcaggtgtgtgattaAGAAACTGAGTTGCGcttgatttatttgattgtgCCGCAGCTGGGTCTCATTGGAGCGTTTCTGTAGAATTAACTGAAACCTGGAGATTTTTCAATGAAGGAAATCTGAGAATCTTGCCACATACGGGGATTTATTTATCTAATTGCATCTAATGATGTATTGTTTAGCCTCCTCAGAGATTAAGCTGTGTGTATTTGACACACGCGCGTTTAATACAGCCATGCCATACTTATTTTACCGACCGGTACATGCAGTTCTTCAAGTGCTCTGCAATGTGGTCAGCTGTAATTTACCTCAGTCTCATCTCAAAGCCTCTCGCAGAAGCTTTAACGTGGTGGGTGCAGACTGAGTTTTTCTGAGCCATTGCCCCATTAACTAGAGTagactgtgtgtttttaaactgGGCTTCTGTATGTACATCATCAGTGCCAGCCCAATGTTCACTGAACTGTGCTAGTTTCCCTTTTTATATCTAGGACAAGGGACACTTTCTCAAATCCTATCTCCCTGTTACAGGCGCTCTGTTTGTGTTCCCCGCTTCTCTATGTGTGACAATGGCACCTTTGTCCTGTAGGCTAGCCGGCAGAGAGGGGTGACCAGGCCGTATCACTCTCTCTCATCTGTCCTGGGAGAGCCATTCATGTcttttggtgttgtttttcttgCTACTCTTACTCCCCATGCACCTTTTCACCCCATGCAACATAAAGAAAGGGGCCGTCTAAGTTAGGAAAATGGGTCATTCCCAAGTACCCCTGGAAGAgagcgggggaaaaaagccaTTCCTTTATCAGAAGCTGCTGTTGTAATTGTGTGGCTACCCTGTTGCGCAGCTCACACCATGATACCACACTGGGGTGTCTGCTATCTAGTGcattttcacactcacactaaaACTCACAAttatacatgcacgcacaaacacattgATTAAGAGCGGCTGCCCCAGATTCCAGATCCTATCACAGTGAAAATGATGTCTCTCCTCCCCATCTCATCATCCGCTTTTGTAacccccacctcctcttctCTCAGGAGACATCAGCCCCACTTTCTGACTTTGAGAACCCTACTGGCACTGGGCCCCACACTCCGGCAGGCTCTGGCTGATTTGCCTCTCGTGCGCTATAGGCTATTTGTTGCCGGTGGCACCCTCCTGCCATATGTTGCCCTTGTAACATACTTCAGtggacagagtgtgtgtgcctaggggggttaaaaaaaaaaaagaccaagcagttttttaaaaaatcaatccTTTATATATGTGTAAATTGCGCTCTTCAAAAGTACATATTCAGGTTCACCACAACTTATTTCTGTCTGATTTTGGTCACCATTTGGCCAGTACGGTTGGTGGCAGCAAAACACAGTCTTACACAGAAATGGTAtccttcattttgtttatgAGCGTCGTGCACAATCTTTGCCCATGTTCCTGAAACGAGCAGCTGAGTTGGGGACGAGGTGAGGATCAGAGAATGCATTCCTCCGCATTGTGACAGGCCTGCTGTGGGAGGAACTCGGAATCAATGCACATTCATCTGTGGCCCTCTGTGGCACAGCCACGCTGACGGGGCCAAGCTGTGGGCGAACTGCGGTGCTGGAATGCGCCAGCCGTGCCTACGGCTGCCCACCGCGTGTACCACCTCACCTCTCTTGCGGACTCTTTTTGTCTTACTCACTTGGTTTCCACTGATTCCATAGGCATGggcaccaccagggattttgggccccaccacccctgAAAATgctatgttctaatattttttgagggctcgtgtcagtcagggcccttggaattgaCCTAACTTTGCCTCCCATACCTGcaagaaaacacagaaatacactaGTAATGGGAATATATCAGGAAttagaacaaaaaaattgaTATGGATATAGATTTCCACCCTTCCCAAAGGAAAAGACAAGCAAGCAAATAAACTTGTTAAAATGGGTTTGGCTGAACTGAATGAGGACAGAGGACTCTGACATATTAGGATGATTGTAGTCTGTAGATTAATTGTGGAGCTGTGTGTTGACAGACAGTTATGTCCTGCAGTTGTTGTCAGCAGTTGCTGTACAGCTCAGCATTGATGGGCAATCAGCTGTCCTGGCCAAGCATATGACTGAATGAACAGAACCCAGCTGTCTGTTGCAGGGGGTAGGGTTAGGGCAGCAGAAGTTTTGGGGGTGTTCTCGGGATCTGGTTCAGTGAGCTCAGAGCAGATTTCACAGGAACCTGTTCATGTAAAGTTAAGGGAATGGGGGTACAGAGATAAATTGATCTCAGAGTTTTGTAAGTGGTGTAAAAAGGAGgcaagggagagaaaaggggttAGGAAAATCAATGCAAGACAGGCCGGATTATGTTTATCTGATATGCTGGGTGGGTAAGAATGTTAGAATACTGAAATTGTTCTCCAGCCCCCAGCTGCTCTGAGCACACTGgctcacacccccacccatccaGGAACAGTGCCCTACTAACAGCTGTGTGAAAGGAGCTATTAATACCCTTCATCACAAACAGTAACTCTGGGTCCGTCTTGCATGCTCCAGCCTGCTTCTGCCCCTCTGGCCCCCTTTACACACCATATTCAGTGTTTTCCCAGAGAGGCATACTAGCATTGTGCCAGGACTGATAATTGTCAACACTGCTCTCTATAGCCTGTTGTCCCTGAATTGTGCCTGtgactcatttatttatgaagccCCCTATAGTGTACACTGtatttctccattttaaaagTCAGTGTTCACTAAAGCGTGTATAGGAGATTCACAAAGATACAGGAACCCTTAAGTAAGGCTAAATAAAAACTAGGACAGTTCTTGACCTATTGGAAGGTCTTGTGGCTGCATTATTTCTAGTGGCAGTGTGTCGCTTAGGTGCTGAAATCCAGGCCATATGCCTAATGTCTGCTGGTGGCCTATGACTTATCACAGTTGTCACCCTCTGCAGTCTTGGGGACAGCATACCTTTCACAATACTCTACTTCCCCACTGCCTGGTTCTCCACAACATAAAGAAAGGATCTGGTCATTTTCCCCTCTCTAGGAATTACAGAATGAATGGGTGAATTAACTGCATTTATTGAGGGTGGATCTGACTGCAAGGACCACTAATGTGTAGCATTGACCTGGGCAATCCATGATGCAAATTTGACTCACAGAAGTGCTCTTTGAAGTGTGGCTTAGACTAGGGTAATTAATCAAAAATAGGTTTGTTTCAAATGGGGAATTTTTAGGGTGGTCTTACCTTGATAAAATCTCACTCATTTGTGTCATTGTGACTGGAAATAGAAAGTAATGTTGTATTAATCAGAGTCTCTGCCCTGCCCTTTGGAACAGTGGCACTCAGTGTATTATAACCCTGTGGATAGCGTCTAGTGTGAAGTGGATCTCTGCCAGCAGCTGGCTGGACTAGGCACCCAGCTCATTGTATATCAGGACCTGAGGGACCAGAAAGCTTGCTGATAGCATCAGGGTTTGCCCTTAGCTGATTAGCACAAAATGGTATtcacttccaaaaataaatataagacATTTAAGAGACTGAATAGCTGGCAGTGCAAAGTAAATCTGGTCAGGCATGATTTGTTAGCACTAAGAATGAGTACTGTGTTATTGACTGGAAAAAATTTTTGTGCtccaccgcctcccccccctttccatgTCCAGGTATGATTCTGGGAAGGATGGCTTTATTGACCTGATGGAGCTGAAGATGATGATGGAGAAGTTGGGTGCTCCACAGACGCACCTGGGCCTGAAGAGCATGATCAAGGAGGTGGATGAGGACTTTGATGGCAAACTGAGCTTCAGAGAGGTGACTTTTTAAAGAACTGGCTTAGTTAACATTTACTTTTCCTATATCCAAAGACCAATTATGGCAAACAAGAAATAACAAGGGTACTGTTGGGCCTGTGGGTGTCGCGAGTGCATTAGGAAGTCTGTCCAAACATGCAGAGCCAATCACGTGCACTGGGACATGAAGTAAAGCCACAGCTTTCTATTCTAGTTAGGATTCCTCTTATAGCCACACTTGGGCCTTTCATTTGGCACTCAGTTGTGCCCTGCTTGCCTACTTTTAGCCCATAAGTAGAAGTcgtttgtttattaaaatgccTTCAGGAGGTGTGTCTCATTATTACTGGATATAGTGTGGGAATTCTGACAATGCTGTGAGACAACATGGCAGTGTGGTGGTGGCTGGACAGAAGACCAAGATAAGCTGGTCAACAGGTgccatctgtctctcttttttgtgcGTGCCAAACACTTTCTCTCCTCTAGAAAGGGTGACAGGTGACAGGCAACTGTAGcttgacagaaacacacataattTCCCTGCTGCTTGAACCCAGTCCCTGCCTCCCTTTCTACAAATAGAAATCACCACATGTTAAATAGAGGATAAGGAGGGGTACAAATAAGGGCTTTTGAGAAGATTCTATTGGGATGTGGCAACACAAGTTCTCTATGACATTTAAAGGAACCTCACCTTCTGGTGTTAGCTTATGGCTGGAAGGCCATAAActtgttgttgattttttttactgctaagTGATGTTAGGTCCAAAACCTTGGGCAAGGAACAGTGTCTCTCTCCAAGGCTATTCTCACTTGTGACAGCACCTTATATTTGACTATGCCCCCTGCagtttttgctcattttccGGAGGGCCGCAGCAGGTGAGTTGCAAGAGGAGAGTGGCCTGTTGATGCTGGCGCGGCTGTCTGAGATCGATGTGTCCACTGAGGGTGTGCTGGGAGCTCGGGACTTCTTTGAGGCCAAGGTATGTGGCATAGAGACTGTTTACATAGGTTTCTCTAGGCCATTATTCATTACATTTGCACAGTAAATGCTGAATGATTTACATTTATGCACAGATTGTACTGTGCAAGTTTGTGTGCTTTGCATTCTAACAATATGAGGAAAGAtaagaagaaatgtagttaTATTAGATTATATGTCTGGATAGCCAAGGGATACAATGCTTATATGTTCCTTTGCCATTGAAATTTTTCCAGCTCAGATTTTTGCTTAGAGTTTGCTCAGAGATGCAATGCCCTCTTGTGGTTACATTGAACACAATATACATCTAAAACTTTAAGTGGCCAAAGTAGGAGATTTCTTTTCTAATTTGGAATGCACAATTTGAGAGTTCATAGTTCTCTAAGCAAACTCCCTGTTAATTCAGGGGTGCATTGGCCTGATTGATGAGAGGGAGTTGGAGCGTGATGAAAAACGGGCATCTCTCCAGCTGAAATCCTTCCCATGACGCTATGGCAAATTATTTGCTGCCATGTTGGGCTGTGGGCCTCAGCTAATAGGTTCAGAGTCAATATCTGGCtgtagggcccatccacacattagaagagtgccttaacaggatgtcaaacatttaaactatCAATATTTTGTTTGCTTAAGGAACAATTTTCTTATTCATACATTATTTTAGGAGCATTTCtcaatttccaaaaatgtaaacactgcAGCCTGTTCCTTATAGATGCAGGCTTTAGCGGTGGGCAGCAGGTTTGAGGCAGAGATCCGGGAGGAGCAAGAGGAAAGAAAGCGACAGGAGCTGGAGAGAAAGCAGCGCCGTGCAGCTTTCAAAGAACTGCAGTCCACTTTCTGTCCCTGAGCGCCTGCCCAGCATGACCCCTGCCCCTCCCAAAAAGTGTGACCTGCTTACCCCTGCATCCAGTTGACAGGACCATGGCCCTAGTGCCTGGTTCCTTCAGACTGACGTGAAAATGTCTGCACCCAAAATGACCTCTGAAACACTGTAGGCTGGGAAGGAGTGAGGTGTGGGCAGCCATCACCTCGCTTaacatattaatatgtattGTTCTCATGTGGCATAAACATTGTAGCAACAGTACCATGTTGCCCCAAATCACTGCAGCAATATTATAGATTAGTGTTAAGTGATCCACTTGCCAAAGTACTTGTTTGAGTTCCTGTGAAATATTAGCCTCTCAATATAATAAACATTCTGTTTATCAGCTAATTGGCAGCTCTTTAGTAAATACTGCTCATATGCGGCAGTGAAAATTCTCTTGCattgacataaaataaatgtaaaagaaacaTGTCATGCCAAATTTTGAACAGGTATTACATTTAGTTTGAAATAACTGATcatatattattgtattgtgAATTCACTATAGAAATACTGTGTATTTGGGTAACTGAACACAAGTTAGATTTGGTTGATGGGAGCACATTTGTGATGTTGTTTGATATTCCTAAAATTGCAGAAAGAGCACTGGTTTTTACAAAAGTTATAgttgcaaaataattattttaattgtatagATTTTTGTTTGAAGGGTTTTCATTGTGAAACATTGTGTTGTCACAAATAGGGGTATTTGTCTACTATATAAACATTGACATATACCAGTGGttccaaaccctgttcctggtgatctacaatcctgtaagttttcactcAACCCttatttggcacacctgattctactaatgttgaatgaagtgtgctttttttaggattggagtgaaaacctacaggatggtatacctccaggaacaaggttgggaaccactgatatatgatatatactgatatatatgatatatagaTGAATGCCTgtgtcagatttaaaatattgtacaaGTTCAGTTGCTGTTCTTGGTATTCAATATGATAATATTgtgtaattaatgtttttattagctCCTGGTAAAAGTAATGTGCAGTCACAATGGCgtattaattttaatgtttgtctagaattgaaataattcaaattatgtattttcataaataaaatgcaatcataattgtgtaatgtttttattctgaCATTTATATTGTTGTCAAAAGCAAACTGCTGTTTTATTAATacaataaacactgaaatttCATATGTCAAAAGCGCTTTCCCTTCTCATACAAATATGTCATAATCTGTTAATGAAATTCTTAATCCCAAACTTTAGTACACCTTTTAATTATCCTtgagaaatgttctttttcaaGATTTGCATGAACACAATGTGTGTGCTACTATCCAAGCTGAAAGGATAAATACACTATGATGCTGCTTTTGGACTGAAGACTTAATCCCAAAGTCTGCCTTCATCcaattaaattgttttggaaaaaatgttttcaaaacatttgtagaaatttcaaaatgaagcaAAATTTAGAATTAAGTGGAAGTGGGAA from Anguilla anguilla isolate fAngAng1 chromosome 12, fAngAng1.pri, whole genome shotgun sequence encodes the following:
- the efhd1 gene encoding EF-hand domain-containing protein D1 translates to MASEELAKKLQRRLATEQSAPPDLCVVDNRTKTSQGEEHEKTAVINGSATSELTAKLSRRLDINEGNTEPKQTKVFNPYTEFKEFSRKQIKDMEKMFKRYDSGKDGFIDLMELKMMMEKLGAPQTHLGLKSMIKEVDEDFDGKLSFREFLLIFRRAAAGELQEESGLLMLARLSEIDVSTEGVLGARDFFEAKMQALAVGSRFEAEIREEQEERKRQELERKQRRAAFKELQSTFCP